A region of the Scatophagus argus isolate fScaArg1 chromosome 14, fScaArg1.pri, whole genome shotgun sequence genome:
CGTGAGTGATGCCCCACTTCATATCTAGCCAGGATAGTGAAATGCTTGACAGTAGttaaaaaacattcttttaCACGATGTCTTTTGTAGTTATACCCTCGGtacaagaaacaataaaaagtaaaaaaaaaaaataattaccgTACCACACATTGATGGTGGATACGAGAGTCTTCAAGGCTTTCTTTCTCTGATGAAGGCATCTGGGGTCAAGGACAAAATGATGAACGGCTGGAGGTCCACCAGTAACGGAAAAGTTGTCTATCTGAACCAGGTCACAGAGTTTCACTTGAAGTATAAAAACTTTACACAAGAAGAGGCTGAAATAATTagaatttatttctttaagaGAAGTGAAAGCACCATTATACAGTACAGATGAAGAAATTGCATATAATCTCACTGAAAACCACTGAAAATATGAAGATTTAAGAAACCACATAAAGCTAAAGTGATATAAATTAAACACCATATACTAAACAACACAAGGCAAACTGTTTCACAGATTAGCAACTAtcttttatatttcttttaaaatcagtAAATAATCTTTGCATTTGGTATTACTGAAGGAAAGCGGTGAGGGTGACAGGTGCACAGATAATATTTCAAAGGTGTCAAGATTACAAATGCCCATAAACAACACTGTTTCCCTGAAATGACAACACCTCATATACATTTTAAATCAGAACTGTCAAGAAATATCTGAACATGCATGTCGCCAGCTTGACAATCCTCtttagaaagaaagagaccCTCAACATCCCGCGTAAGAACTCAGTTGTAATAAAGTATAACATGTGAgtcaagacagaaaaacaaagaaagatcTCCAGTTATCTACTACACAAAGTAAGCTTGTGTCAGAGGAGACGAGACCGCGAGGCCGCCTCGTGGCGACGGCGCCTCGACGCATTTTCACACAAGAGTAAACTTCACTTGGTATCTTAACATTTTATCCTGACAGCTCGCTTCACACAACCCGATTTCAAACATTAACTCCTTTGCATTCACAGCACTCCAACATCTAAAAGAAATGGCCTGCTTTTACTAattcatttttagcattttttcaCCGACAAACAAACACGATATTGTTTCCACTGAACGTGTGCAGTACACATATGGTGAAAGAAAGGCTGGAGcatctcccagcatgcactgagCAAAATGTGGAGTGGAGGGCAGCTTCTGCAGTGTCagtgtgattttaaaaacaatcaaTGCCAATTTGAGCCAACGGAAAAGCCTGCGAGCCCACATCCTGtgaaacagcacacactgacagtgtcaGGTTTGAGGTAACGGGTGAGGGGCCAGAGCCTGATGCGTGAACCCATTCTAACTGAAATGCAGCGGAAGTGTCCATGACACAGCGCCTGGTGTGAGGTTACCATACAGACTGGGCCTCAATGTTTCTCAGCTGCCtctgcagggagggagagacgcTCCATTCATGGGCTGGACAGCCAGAAGACCAGCAGTAACCGGAGCGTCAACACTCCTGTTCTCTGTCCCAGACCCAAGCTCACCTCAGACATCTCGTCTTTCCGCCACGGCGTCCTGCCTGAGCTGCGGCCATGTGCTCTACGTTATCCCCGACACACTGCGTTTGTGATTTCAGCTCGGGGGTCATCCTAGGATATCTCACTGCTGTCAAGAGTCATGTGGAAAGACGACGGCGATCTGAGTGGCAGGAGGAAAGATCGGCGTTACTGTCACTGCACACTTGTGTTCCCAGAAAAGAACATTCAAACGAAGCCTCTTCTAACCAGTACGATCGTGACAATATTGATCATATTTAAGTCATTCATCTTGTTTTGCCCGCATAAGTTATTTGCATGCACAAACCCGCCAACACGCAGACAACAAAAGATCATGTGAAGAGTTCAGTGAGCTCAGCTGCAATCGCTGCTGCATGGTTAAggttcactgctgctgtccacTGTGTTGGTCCTTTTGTTTCAGGCACAGTAAGATGTAAGATAAGAATACTCACTGCTGCCCACGGACACACTTCACAGACTGCAGTAAACAGACCGATCTTCTACAAGCAGGAAGTGAACAGAAAAATGGGGCGCGAACATCAGAGCTGCTCATTATGGTGGAGAAAAGCCAACcaagcattttaaaaacacaatcgACAGTGAAACTACAGAACTTATGCACCGGGATTTTTCAAACCTAATTTCCACCTGATCTTGTTTCTTAATTATGCTTTTGTGCCATGATATTTCAACAGATTCAACGGAACCGATTctactaaaataaataaatagtgcCATGCATGGTGCTGCAGTCTAACCAGCAGGCAAGTAAGGGGAAGTTTTTCATGCTAAAATCTCAGATCTGATCTGACAAACACTCCAATCATAAAATGGTTTTAGTTTTTACAATCAATGTGCAATTTGTGCATTCAGCTGGTAATTATGGCAGccgtttttttctttcatgggCCTATTTGCACCACGTCTGGATTTGCATTTTTCATAAATGAGACGTAAACTGCAGTCCTCGCTGGAACAACTTAAGCACAGACGTGTGCGAGTCAAAATACAATCTTTGTGAATGTGGAACTCCTGTGTGCAATACTACTGTATCATTTTGTTCAATATGGTGGACAGCAAACTTGTTTACATTCATGGCTGAAAAATATCACCTTTAttcccccaaaaaaagaaaagaaaaaaaaaaggcttaagTCAAAGCTTGGTATCCGGTCAGTGTTCATTTTCCAAAATCCCTGTCCCAATCATACAAAACCACTGAGCCTCCCGGCTCAAAGATCTGAGGAACTGCAGCGGCTTTTGACTTTGGGCACCACTAGAATCTCATCCCCATCTCGAATGCTGTAGGAGTGGAGGGCTCGGCAGCCACACTTCAACTCCTCAGGTCCAAAGACGGAACACATCTCCCGGTTGATGTAGAAGAGCCGGATCCCATTGGtgggcagctgcagcagagctttAAGTTGTTTCTTCAGGTCTCCCACCGTCTGCTCCAGACGGAGGCTGACGGACTCCACCCGCTCGCCCCAGCGGACGTCCACCAGGGTGCTGCGGGGGCTCAGGTCCACCTCTGCCAGCGGGGCCAGGTGACCATACTTGGATACAAGGATGTGGTACCTGGGAGAAGACAGGACTCACGTCAGATCACTGAAgggttttgctttttttgtttggggAGGTTGGTGATGGTCAGGACATCAGTTATTGGTGCTAATGAGCCACGATAAGCCGTCAGAATGTGGGTACCTGTAGCTCGGCTAACAGGTCTACGGCGAAAGGCTCACGGTGTGTGTTTCCGTCGTGGAGTGTTGTAGCTCTGCTGTTTGATACGGTTAGTCAGCCctaaatattttctttccaccACGCAGACGAAAACGTGCATCTGCTCACGTTCATGAAAGGGCAGGATGCAAGCAATCAGTGGCGTCATTCTCAGCCTAGCTGCAATGTTAGCTAGTAGATGCTCAGTCCTTCCGATACAGAAAGAATTTATTTTCCTACATTAAACTCCTCGCAACCAGATTTGTGGATTATGTTGAGTAACGTCATTTGTTTCGTTTTTGGTTGGAGACCCTTAGtggcagaaaataaatactgaacTGTTAACACACAGGAAAACTCTCCGGAATAAAGCAAATGGAGAATGACCTCTGTGAGAACATATTCAAAAGGACGTGACAAAACGATGCATCTCATCATGGCATTTCATCATGAAATGCTTCCCACATAAGACTGTAGTGCGTTTTGATTCATCTGGCCCTTCTCATCCACATGTACCCTGTGGCGTTTTTCTAAGCCACTAATGTAATGCAGGGGGGACTGAGATGTACCAGCGACCCCCGTCTGGACTCACTCAACCCCAGGAGGCTGCAGTTATGCAACCTCTTATTCTTTCTGGTCTTTCTGGGGGAGTGCAGGCCTGTAACAGTGAATGGAAGAGCTACACGTTTTGTCTCCAAAGAACAAGCAGAGGCAAAATCAACGTCTattaaaaaactttttctttccatcagtTATTATTGCAGcttctgtttttaaatctgcCAACTTCTCCACCTCAGCCTAAAATGTTTCCTGCTACACTTCAGCTTTTTCCCTCAAAATGCTGCCATTTTCACTCGGGTTGTtttcaaagcaaattaaaaatgacgGTAAAAAGAATAGAAAGAATAGAAACttggcttgtgtgtttttgagaggCAGAGACACACTGAGTTCTCTGCCTCTTGCCTGCCGTGAGAAAGCGCTCAGCCATCTCAGGGGAATGCGTGTTCGAGATAAGGACCCAGGAACGATTAAATAAAATCCAGGAGAAAAGGCCTGCGCTTTCAAAGCTACTGTAACAGCTGGGCCAATCAAAGCAATTTCCCTTCCCTCCCCAAAACTCCCCCCACAAAGCCAATCCCCTGGCCTGGGGTTTCTGGCCAAAACTTGTGGTCCACCCTGGGAATTCTCCTCTAAGGCCACAGTGCACAAAGTGCCATTCTAAGAGAAGCCATTTAGCTAAAAGGCTTCATTTAGGGTGGTAAGCATGGTATTATGGGGCAAATAATGCTGCAGGTGATAACAAGTCAGCATTCCAATTGTCTTTTCCAGCATTCTTCGATAATGGACAGTAAAGTAGCAGCAGGAACAGATTTTAGCTGACTTTTCTTTTGGCGTTTCCATCTACCTCATTATCTCTTTTCTCCGTATTGAAAGATGACCTgcttaaaaagttaaaatgttgaTTTCCCTTCCCAGAGCGGTCCAGCTCCAGGTCCAGTCCCCCTTCAGTCCCTCTCAACTCAATCTACTGGGTACTTGAACACTCAGATTTCTCTTTCAGTCCAGACCTCTTTTTACCTTGCAACTAATCCTTCCTGTCCGGgcaacacatttctctctttatatttctgtttcctAGTCCCACAAACCCTTTCCTGGGTTACCCACAATTCTCTGtatctctcctttcttttcttttctttttttttaaattattgacGTATATCAGTGCCTATCAGTCTGATTGATGGTGTGAGCTGTGTTTATGATTACTTAAACCAGGGCCATGTCGGACGTGTTCACCTGAGAGGCTGTGACCTGCAGAGCTCTGATCTTGCGGGGTAGCAAGGCCACAGCCCCATCCGAAAGGAAAGGGGATAGCGGTGTGTTCACTGCTTACTGAGCGTGTCCGACACCCCCATAACACCCACATGAAGTCCTGGTGTTCGCTAACCTCGGACCTACACTGAGAACCTGGCTCCAGATCAAGACCACGAACACAGTGtttgaaaacaggaaggaaagaaTTGGAAACATGACGGCTGCTGTGGACACAATTACCAAATTCCTAATGGATCTTCACACGTTTTCTTTGGCATAATCAGCAAGACAATTAATTAGCCAGAAGAGTTACTGACATCAGAAATCAAAACAATCTCTCAGCTGAAGAGCTGAGGTTGGCAGAGAAggtgtttattaaaaaaaaaaaaaaaaaaaatctacgTCTACCTTGTGGATCACTTTCCCAATCAGAGAATTCCCAGCACAAAGGACTCATTGAGCAGGGAGAGACTGGTGGCATTGTCTCCCAAAGGTTAGTTCCCCCAGTCAGGGACTACACCTTCTTTCACAAAACCTTCTCCAACATTCTGCTGAGGTTAAGTGGAATGCAGTCGGTGAAGAGCCTGCGCAATTATTCAACCGCCGTCAGCCCCTGAGGACGGCTTTCCAAAATGATATTTCCACATACTGTAAGCGTGCTGAGGACAATGAGCAAGTTGTCACAGGTGTTCACACAGGTACAAGTCACTGAAGTGGCAGCATGTGACACCTGATGCGACATGCTCAGGCTACTGACTGACGCAGGATTGAAGTTTTGATGAAGGTGTTGGTTTCTCATCTTTAGGCTCTTCCAGAAATCAATGAGTATGGTGGAAAAGCTTATTTTGGAACTGGTTTGGAACTCAGAAGTGGTTCTTGATACCCAACCAGGTGATCGGTACTAAACATccacaaaaacatccatcatTCGAGGCAGCCTGATTCAAAATAAGGACTGAAGAGGATAATACATGCATACTGCATGTCTGAGTACCTCTGAGGAAGCTCCTGCTCTGGCCAGTCCTGGTAGTACCTGATGAAGAACCTCTCagcatcctctctctctccatgagACACTGCACCCCCATTCAACACCACGACGGACGGCAGCCTGCAGGAACAGGTTAGACGGTaaataagtttaaaaatgtgcatgcGTGTAAAAGCTGAGGGTTTGATGAGCGTGTGCATGTAAGATCAAACTCACTGAGCTAAAACGAGGCTACGTCTCTCGTGGGTGGTGTAAGGCTGCAATAAAGGGATCCCCTTTGCTTTGACTTCCTCCAGCTTAGGGAGGAAATTCAGCCTTTCAATGTCCTCCCATTTACTaagccctgaaaaacacaccacCACAGAGCTTTAGGGCCAGGGTGAATATTGTTTACACACACGGGACGgtgaaaacagccttcattAGCCGTCTCACACCTGAGTTGTTGAGGTTGATGCTGCGCAGGTTGGGGAAGAGGCGCTGCAGCGTTTCCTGAGTGTCACCCACAGAGTCCAGACTATTATTGGCCAGCACCAGTGTGCTCAGGCTCGGGTACATCATCCCAAACTTCCTCACTTCCGCCCATTCATGCAGCTGGTTGTCTGCGATCTGCAGCAGGCGTAGAGATGGACAGACGGCGTGGGACTCTGACACGGTGCTGTAGTCGTTCAGGCACAGGAAAAGCTCCTCCAGCCTGGATGATGAGGTCCATCGGtttgacacacagaaaaacacacatggaaaaacatttttcaggcCAAACTTGCTTAGGATGCTGTTGTTCTACAGACCAGAACCAACATCGCACATCTTTCTCTCAGTACTGACGTTTGTGGCCTCAAGCCCACGAGCTTCTGCTGAAAATATCCATCTTTAAAAACAGGTATTTTCCGAAGCAGGTTTGACTCAAAAACCCAATGATTTTCAGAGAACCACACAGCTCTATGGCACACGGGGCTGGTCTGTTAATTGGATTTGTGGACAgtaagaaatatgaaaaatatgaaaatataaaccTGCTTAGCGTCAAGAAGTATTTGGCACATGGTCACTGAta
Encoded here:
- the LOC124070168 gene encoding tubulin-specific chaperone cofactor E-like protein isoform X2, which produces MTETSDAVSMQTLHLRAGTMESSSDEEEARTFVQVISEKYNPENFPYGQGVVVLSSPPGSPVKDRLFLPSTLVLDHSGMTKAGDSSDIAAFCGHVVELDLSHNQLSDWVEICTIVSNVPRLNFLNLSTNPLGGVELEPSMADVFSRVRELVLINTHVSWNTVHTLTQHMPELEELFLCLNDYSTVSESHAVCPSLRLLQIADNQLHEWAEVRKFGMMYPSLSTLVLANNSLDSVGDTQETLQRLFPNLRSINLNNSGLSKWEDIERLNFLPKLEEVKAKGIPLLQPYTTHERRSLVLAQLPSVVVLNGGAVSHGEREDAERFFIRYYQDWPEQELPQRYHILVSKYGHLAPLAEVDLSPRSTLVDVRWGERVESVSLRLEQTVGDLKKQLKALLQLPTNGIRLFYINREMCSVFGPEELKCGCRALHSYSIRDGDEILVVPKVKSRCSSSDL
- the LOC124070168 gene encoding tubulin-specific chaperone cofactor E-like protein isoform X3, producing MESSSDEEEARTFVQVISEKYNPENFPYGQGVVVLSSPPGSPVKDRLFLPSTLVLDHSGMTKAGDSSDIAAFCGHVVELDLSHNQLSDWVEICTIVSNVPRLNFLNLSTNPLGGVELEPSMADVFSRVRELVLINTHVSWNTVHTLTQHMPELEELFLCLNDYSTVSESHAVCPSLRLLQIADNQLHEWAEVRKFGMMYPSLSTLVLANNSLDSVGDTQETLQRLFPNLRSINLNNSGLSKWEDIERLNFLPKLEEVKAKGIPLLQPYTTHERRSLVLAQLPSVVVLNGGAVSHGEREDAERFFIRYYQDWPEQELPQRYHILVSKYGHLAPLAEVDLSPRSTLVDVRWGERVESVSLRLEQTVGDLKKQLKALLQLPTNGIRLFYINREMCSVFGPEELKCGCRALHSYSIRDGDEILVVPKVKSRCSSSDL
- the LOC124070168 gene encoding tubulin-specific chaperone cofactor E-like protein isoform X1; protein product: MKAGTMESSSDEEEARTFVQVISEKYNPENFPYGQGVVVLSSPPGSPVKDRLFLPSTLVLDHSGMTKAGDSSDIAAFCGHVVELDLSHNQLSDWVEICTIVSNVPRLNFLNLSTNPLGGVELEPSMADVFSRVRELVLINTHVSWNTVHTLTQHMPELEELFLCLNDYSTVSESHAVCPSLRLLQIADNQLHEWAEVRKFGMMYPSLSTLVLANNSLDSVGDTQETLQRLFPNLRSINLNNSGLSKWEDIERLNFLPKLEEVKAKGIPLLQPYTTHERRSLVLAQLPSVVVLNGGAVSHGEREDAERFFIRYYQDWPEQELPQRYHILVSKYGHLAPLAEVDLSPRSTLVDVRWGERVESVSLRLEQTVGDLKKQLKALLQLPTNGIRLFYINREMCSVFGPEELKCGCRALHSYSIRDGDEILVVPKVKSRCSSSDL